In Halovivax gelatinilyticus, the following are encoded in one genomic region:
- a CDS encoding DUF6293 family protein has protein sequence MQTHVVPVGFDYDRLIAPLVRDRRTVDRAILLEGAVGSQANVEYSKHLARKLATDFENLLGAETDRFVLTDVYDYHGAFEQAYDLITAELEAGNEVWVNVAAMPRTVSFAFANAAHSLMVEREEEREQIHTYYTAPEKYLETELAEEVRAQRALLAELADAFDDDPPGELEPDHITERLESARDLLAEFDERGTTIGAKEIDGSHVVELPVASFSNVKPFEELILFKLGEDGEFDSVSELASALARELNEEYTDSFRSKVIYTVDRLGPGGKGYVEREEHGKSYRTRLSTIGELWVRTHTDRELVR, from the coding sequence ATGCAAACGCACGTCGTCCCGGTCGGCTTCGACTACGACCGACTGATCGCCCCGCTGGTACGCGATCGACGAACCGTCGATCGCGCCATCCTCCTCGAAGGGGCCGTTGGCAGCCAGGCGAACGTCGAGTACTCGAAACACCTCGCTCGAAAACTGGCGACCGACTTCGAGAACCTCCTCGGCGCGGAGACCGATCGGTTCGTCCTGACGGACGTCTACGACTACCACGGCGCGTTCGAACAGGCCTACGACCTCATCACGGCCGAGCTCGAGGCCGGAAACGAAGTCTGGGTGAACGTCGCCGCCATGCCCCGGACGGTGAGCTTCGCGTTCGCGAACGCCGCCCACTCGCTGATGGTCGAGCGCGAAGAAGAACGCGAGCAGATCCACACGTACTACACCGCGCCCGAGAAGTACCTCGAGACCGAACTCGCAGAGGAGGTCCGCGCCCAGCGAGCGTTACTGGCCGAGCTGGCCGACGCGTTCGACGACGACCCGCCGGGCGAGCTCGAACCCGACCACATCACCGAACGGTTAGAGAGTGCGCGCGACCTCCTCGCCGAGTTCGACGAACGCGGAACGACGATCGGCGCCAAAGAGATCGACGGAAGCCACGTCGTGGAGCTCCCGGTGGCTTCGTTTTCGAACGTCAAACCGTTCGAAGAACTCATCCTCTTCAAACTCGGGGAGGACGGGGAGTTCGATTCGGTGTCCGAACTCGCCAGCGCGCTCGCGCGGGAACTCAACGAAGAGTACACCGACAGTTTCCGGTCGAAGGTGATTTACACCGTCGATCGCCTCGGCCCGGGCGGAAAGGGCTACGTCGAGCGCGAAGAGCACGGTAAGTCCTACCGGACGCGTCTGTCGACGATCGGCGAACTCTGGGTGCGAACGCACACGGACCGAGAACTCGTCCGGTGA
- a CDS encoding NAD(P)H-dependent oxidoreductase produces the protein MRVLIVIGHPRSDSLCGSLASSYREGASEAGVEVETLALAELDFDPHVRTECPSEQVLETDLAAAADLIRWADHIAFVYPNWWGTMPALLKGFFDRVFRPGFAFEFYEPDEGAGHRELLADTTAELLVTMDVPPRVYRCIQREPGTNAIENATLGFAGIRTTRRTYFGSVETSTADERATWLDRAERLGRRLETGPESRTSRVTQTAATAIGALRLQFYPMAWIAYAVGALAATGSTATFTSVLFWLGFGFVFFLEAATVLSNEYVDVDTDRRNTFAGPFTGGSRVLVDGDLEFRTVGAGAVTGAAIAAAFGLAILALGAGSPVSTTILLLGLAVLALGYTLPPFKLSYRTLGELDVATTHSLGVLLCGYVVLGGNLQDPLPWVLGLALFLSIVPSITLAGVPDRDADRAAGKKTIAVRYGFDGAAVVAVAAAILAAVTVLAWALFDIVAVYVPLLPLVVVHAGGIAWLVHDRVWNSAHPGRIDTVMIAALSYILWFGLLALYAVS, from the coding sequence ATGCGCGTGCTGATCGTGATTGGACATCCGCGATCCGACAGCCTCTGTGGGTCTCTCGCTAGCTCCTATCGCGAGGGTGCAAGTGAGGCGGGCGTTGAGGTCGAGACACTCGCGCTCGCCGAGCTCGATTTCGACCCGCACGTTCGAACCGAGTGTCCGAGCGAACAGGTCCTCGAAACCGATCTGGCGGCGGCAGCGGACCTGATCCGGTGGGCGGATCACATCGCGTTCGTCTATCCAAACTGGTGGGGAACGATGCCCGCGCTCCTGAAAGGTTTCTTCGATCGAGTGTTCAGACCCGGATTCGCATTCGAGTTCTACGAACCGGACGAGGGGGCGGGACACCGCGAACTCCTCGCAGACACGACGGCGGAGTTGCTCGTGACGATGGACGTTCCGCCGCGGGTGTACCGATGCATTCAACGGGAACCGGGGACGAACGCGATCGAAAACGCGACCCTCGGATTCGCCGGAATACGGACGACGCGAAGGACGTACTTCGGATCGGTCGAGACGTCGACGGCCGACGAGCGAGCGACCTGGCTGGATCGAGCCGAACGCCTCGGCCGGCGCCTGGAGACGGGCCCGGAATCGCGTACGAGTCGGGTCACGCAAACGGCTGCGACGGCCATCGGCGCGCTTCGTCTTCAGTTCTATCCGATGGCCTGGATCGCCTACGCCGTCGGCGCGCTCGCGGCCACCGGTTCCACTGCCACGTTCACCTCGGTGCTGTTCTGGCTGGGCTTTGGCTTCGTCTTCTTTCTCGAGGCGGCGACCGTCCTGAGTAACGAGTACGTCGACGTCGACACGGATCGACGGAATACGTTCGCCGGCCCGTTCACCGGCGGATCTCGCGTCCTGGTGGACGGCGACCTCGAATTCCGGACGGTCGGTGCGGGCGCCGTAACGGGCGCCGCGATCGCAGCCGCGTTCGGACTGGCGATACTCGCGCTCGGCGCCGGCTCACCGGTTTCGACGACGATCTTGCTGCTCGGCCTGGCGGTGCTCGCCCTCGGGTACACCCTCCCGCCGTTCAAGCTGTCGTATAGAACGCTCGGTGAACTCGACGTCGCCACCACGCACAGCCTCGGCGTCTTGCTCTGTGGATACGTCGTCCTCGGCGGGAACTTGCAGGATCCGTTGCCGTGGGTGCTGGGGCTGGCGCTATTCCTGTCGATCGTTCCCTCTATCACGCTCGCGGGCGTTCCGGATAGAGACGCCGATCGGGCCGCGGGAAAGAAAACGATCGCCGTTCGGTACGGGTTCGACGGGGCTGCCGTGGTGGCCGTCGCCGCGGCGATACTGGCCGCAGTCACGGTACTCGCCTGGGCCCTGTTCGACATCGTCGCCGTCTACGTCCCGCTGCTCCCGCTGGTCGTCGTCCACGCTGGCGGTATCGCGTGGCTCGTTCACGACCGTGTCTGGAATTCAGCTCACCCCGGACGCATCGACACCGTGATGATCGCCGCCCTCTCGTACATCCTCTGGTTCGGCCTCCTGGCGCTCTACGCGGTGAGTTAG
- a CDS encoding VOC family protein produces the protein MHSLTPNLMVEDVPESVAFYERFGFELQVAVTEDEEGGGVDHEPTDGGDDSTSDDESASDEDWGELRDDEHYVYAQLTAGDVELMLQEQSSFRADVGALADADLGGSLTLYLRVDDVDDLFDAAADAVDVLDEPAETWYGMREFYVRDPNGYVLGFAESTD, from the coding sequence ATGCACTCACTGACACCGAACCTGATGGTCGAAGACGTACCCGAGTCGGTCGCATTCTACGAACGATTCGGATTCGAACTGCAGGTCGCGGTCACCGAGGACGAGGAAGGAGGCGGCGTCGACCACGAGCCAACAGACGGCGGCGATGACTCCACGAGCGACGACGAATCCGCGAGCGACGAGGATTGGGGTGAACTCCGCGACGACGAACACTACGTGTACGCACAGCTGACCGCGGGAGACGTCGAGTTGATGCTCCAGGAGCAATCGAGTTTCAGGGCGGACGTCGGCGCGCTCGCCGACGCGGATCTGGGCGGTTCGTTGACCCTGTACCTACGGGTCGACGACGTCGACGACCTCTTCGACGCCGCCGCGGACGCCGTGGACGTCCTGGACGAACCCGCCGAGACCTGGTACGGCATGCGCGAATTCTACGTTCGGGACCCGAACGGCTACGTCCTCGGATTCGCCGAATCGACAGACTGA
- a CDS encoding efflux RND transporter permease subunit — protein MSEPLAARYAGWLVDHSRAVVLAVLVLTALVAAGAAVGETEDAGIGEFEVDSPETDAAAYVDERYETDDRLLTQVVVRDDGGDVLSRESLLGSLYWQAEATETASIDDTLADGGFQGIENVVATAAAIDDRAADRGDRSSDPPSLDEQIAALESRTDTEVEALVADVLRANGPADSDGAVDGSATEPSTFLPVDHEPGSTDAESRLTFVFQIDDGSDEPEAAYDAQVELEALFEERFDDGFVFGQGITDAASASAVGDSFAIITPVALVLVLAVLALTYRDVVDVLLGLAGIAVVLAWLAGLMGWFEIPMSQLLIAVPFLLIGLSIDYSLHVVMRYREARAGTLDAAESATDVRSGMALGLGGVVLALAAATFSTGVGFLSNVVSPLPAIRDFALLAAGGIFATFVAFAIFVPALKVEVDSLLEGRFDRNRAIRPFGVTPGPANRVLAGGVALARRAPLGVVIVAFLLATAGAYGATTIDTEFNQADFLPEDAPEWAKALPGPLAPDTYTVADDAAYLATTFQDRGEGSQAEILIRGDVTDPALLRSIEDARLAGADWTDERWETIDADADGAIALDGPLALARALAVEDDAVRDALAERDTTDDDVPDEDLAELYDVLYEADPERAATAIERSDDGSYDSVRLTVSVRGDASAQAVRDDVAALAATLDTDADVSTVPTGEPVQTAVIQDALLETLVQAFAVTVVVILAFLTVLYWVRHRALTLGAITLAPVVAALAWLLGTMALLDLPFNSETAVITSLAIGLGVDYSIHVGERFVHERERRASLGEALAATVTGTGGALAGSAATTAAGFGVLALALSPPLQRFGLVTGLAIIFAFLACLTVLPCLLVLRERLIDRLD, from the coding sequence GTGTCTGAGCCCCTCGCCGCCCGTTACGCCGGGTGGCTCGTCGATCACAGCCGGGCGGTCGTCCTGGCAGTGCTCGTGCTGACCGCGCTCGTCGCGGCCGGGGCGGCCGTGGGCGAGACAGAGGACGCGGGTATCGGCGAGTTCGAAGTCGACTCGCCCGAAACCGATGCCGCCGCGTACGTCGACGAACGGTACGAGACCGACGATCGGCTCCTGACCCAGGTCGTCGTCCGCGACGACGGCGGCGACGTCCTGTCCAGGGAGTCGCTGCTCGGGAGTCTCTACTGGCAGGCCGAAGCCACGGAGACGGCCTCGATCGACGATACGCTCGCTGACGGTGGCTTCCAGGGTATAGAAAACGTCGTGGCGACGGCCGCCGCGATCGACGATCGGGCTGCAGATAGGGGTGACCGCTCGTCCGACCCGCCGTCGCTCGACGAGCAGATCGCCGCCCTCGAATCGCGTACCGACACCGAGGTCGAGGCGCTCGTCGCGGACGTTCTGCGAGCGAACGGGCCGGCCGACTCCGACGGGGCCGTCGACGGTTCCGCGACGGAGCCGAGCACATTCTTGCCCGTCGATCACGAACCGGGCAGTACCGACGCCGAGTCGCGCCTGACGTTCGTCTTTCAGATCGACGACGGGAGCGACGAGCCCGAAGCGGCCTACGACGCGCAGGTAGAACTGGAAGCGCTCTTCGAGGAGCGATTCGACGACGGCTTCGTGTTCGGTCAGGGCATCACCGACGCGGCCTCCGCCAGCGCCGTCGGCGACAGCTTCGCGATCATCACGCCGGTCGCGCTCGTCCTCGTTCTCGCCGTCCTCGCGCTCACCTACCGCGACGTCGTCGACGTGCTTCTCGGACTGGCCGGCATCGCCGTCGTACTGGCCTGGCTGGCCGGGCTGATGGGCTGGTTCGAGATCCCGATGAGCCAGCTACTCATCGCGGTTCCGTTCCTGTTGATCGGCCTCTCGATCGATTACTCGTTACACGTGGTGATGCGCTATCGCGAGGCGCGCGCGGGAACGCTAGATGCGGCCGAATCCGCCACCGACGTCAGGTCGGGCATGGCGCTCGGTCTCGGGGGCGTCGTCCTCGCGCTGGCCGCGGCCACCTTCTCGACCGGCGTCGGCTTCCTTTCGAACGTGGTGAGTCCGCTTCCGGCCATTCGCGACTTCGCCCTCCTTGCGGCGGGTGGAATCTTCGCGACGTTCGTCGCCTTCGCGATTTTCGTTCCCGCGCTGAAAGTCGAGGTCGATTCGCTCCTCGAGGGGCGGTTCGACCGAAACCGTGCTATTCGACCGTTCGGCGTCACGCCGGGACCGGCCAACCGCGTCCTCGCGGGCGGCGTCGCGCTCGCCCGACGGGCGCCGCTGGGCGTGGTGATCGTCGCGTTCCTGCTGGCGACCGCCGGCGCCTACGGCGCCACAACGATCGACACGGAGTTCAACCAGGCAGACTTCCTCCCGGAGGACGCCCCCGAGTGGGCGAAGGCGCTTCCGGGGCCGCTCGCGCCGGATACCTACACCGTCGCCGACGACGCCGCCTACCTGGCCACCACGTTTCAGGATCGGGGTGAAGGATCGCAGGCGGAGATCCTGATACGTGGCGACGTGACCGATCCAGCCCTGCTGAGATCGATAGAAGACGCCCGATTGGCGGGCGCAGATTGGACCGACGAGCGGTGGGAGACGATCGACGCCGACGCGGATGGAGCGATCGCACTCGACGGGCCGCTCGCCCTCGCACGCGCGCTCGCCGTCGAAGACGACGCCGTTCGGGATGCCCTCGCCGAACGCGATACCACGGACGACGACGTCCCCGACGAGGACCTCGCTGAACTGTACGACGTTCTCTACGAGGCAGACCCAGAGCGCGCGGCGACTGCGATCGAACGATCGGACGACGGCAGCTACGATTCGGTCCGGCTCACGGTGAGCGTTCGCGGTGACGCGAGCGCACAGGCCGTCAGGGACGACGTCGCCGCGCTCGCCGCGACGCTCGACACCGACGCTGACGTCAGCACCGTTCCGACCGGCGAGCCCGTCCAGACGGCCGTGATTCAGGACGCCCTGCTCGAGACGCTAGTGCAGGCGTTCGCCGTGACGGTCGTCGTTATCCTCGCCTTCTTGACGGTGCTCTACTGGGTCCGCCACCGAGCGCTCACCCTCGGCGCCATCACGCTCGCGCCCGTCGTCGCCGCCCTCGCCTGGCTGCTCGGTACGATGGCACTGCTCGACCTGCCCTTCAACAGCGAGACGGCCGTCATCACGAGCCTCGCGATCGGACTCGGCGTCGACTACAGCATCCACGTCGGCGAGCGATTCGTCCACGAGCGCGAGCGCAGGGCGTCGCTCGGCGAGGCACTGGCGGCGACGGTGACGGGAACCGGGGGCGCCCTCGCCGGCAGCGCGGCCACGACGGCGGCCGGGTTCGGCGTCCTCGCGCTCGCGCTCTCGCCGCCGCTGCAGCGATTCGGTCTCGTGACGGGGCTGGCGATCATCTTCGCCTTCCTCGCCTGCCTCACCGTGTTGCCGTGTCTACTCGTCCTCCGCGAGCGGCTCATCGATCGGCTCGACTGA
- a CDS encoding valine--tRNA ligase: MSGDAVESTRERDDEDRTPSIDDDYDPAEIEDYWQRRWVDSKTYAYEGEPTQDPNTVYSIDTPPPTVSGSLHMGHLYGHTLQDFAARFQRMADGDVLFPFGYDDNGIASERLTEEELDIRHQDYDRREFQELCRDVCAEYEADFTEKMQGLGCSIDWDNTYKTIEPRVQRISQLSFLDLHEKGREYRKNAPAIWCPECETAISQVETEDDERASHFNDIEFEVVSEGADREAFVISTTRPELIPACVAVFVHPDDEANADLVGETARIPIFGQEVPILEDERVDVEKGTGVVMCCTFGDQTDIEWYQAHDLPLRVAIDESATMTDLAGEYEGLSTEEAREAIVEDLDEAGSLRDRWEITHAVGVHDRCETPVEFRVSKQWYVEILDHKEEYLKAGREMDWFPEKMFTRYKHWIEGLEWDWLISRQRDSGIPFPVWYCADCDEPVLADREALPVDPLADEPPVEVCPECGHDDFDPEADVFDTWATSSLTPLINAGWDWDDEAGEFAMDHPELYPFDLRPQGHDIISFWLFHTVIKCYEHTGEVPFDATLINGHVLDENREKMSKSKGNIVAPDDVVSEYPVDAIRFWAASAAVGDDFAYQEQDIRAGEKLLRKLWNASKLVDSLAPADPDEPADLEPIDRWLLAELDDAISDLTAHFEAHEYAKARDRLRTFFWNTFCDDYLEIAKERADEPSTRYTLRTAHRTFLELWAPVLPHVTEEIWQACYLEDATANLSETSIHRREWPTPRGYDADLEAGEAAMAVISALRRYKSDNQLPLNAELEAVSVYGPIAGFEDAIRTVMHVEELTILESEPEVTTEIASIDLDYATLGPKYGSKVGEIDDAIDDGDFEIDGDALCVAGEELEPALYEIERERTYVGDGEMLETDDAIVIVE, encoded by the coding sequence ATGAGCGGCGACGCCGTCGAATCGACGCGCGAGCGCGACGACGAGGACCGAACGCCGTCGATCGACGACGACTACGATCCAGCGGAGATAGAAGACTACTGGCAGCGCCGCTGGGTCGACTCGAAGACCTACGCGTACGAGGGCGAGCCGACTCAGGACCCGAACACGGTCTACTCGATCGACACGCCGCCACCGACGGTGTCGGGAAGCCTCCACATGGGCCACCTATACGGTCACACCCTGCAGGACTTCGCCGCGCGCTTTCAGCGGATGGCGGACGGCGACGTCCTCTTTCCGTTCGGCTACGACGACAACGGCATCGCCAGCGAGCGACTCACCGAGGAGGAACTCGACATCCGACACCAGGACTACGACCGTCGCGAGTTCCAGGAGCTGTGTCGCGACGTCTGTGCCGAGTACGAAGCCGATTTCACCGAGAAGATGCAGGGCCTTGGCTGTTCGATCGACTGGGACAACACCTACAAGACGATCGAACCCCGCGTCCAGCGGATCTCGCAGCTGTCGTTTCTCGACCTCCACGAGAAGGGCCGCGAGTACCGAAAGAACGCCCCGGCGATCTGGTGTCCAGAGTGTGAGACGGCGATCTCGCAGGTCGAAACCGAAGACGACGAGCGGGCCTCGCACTTCAACGATATCGAATTCGAGGTGGTCTCCGAGGGAGCCGACCGCGAAGCGTTCGTCATCTCGACGACGCGACCCGAGCTGATCCCTGCTTGCGTCGCCGTCTTCGTCCACCCCGACGACGAGGCCAACGCCGATCTCGTCGGCGAGACCGCACGCATCCCGATCTTCGGCCAGGAGGTGCCGATCCTCGAAGACGAACGCGTGGACGTGGAGAAGGGAACCGGCGTCGTCATGTGCTGTACCTTCGGCGACCAGACCGACATCGAGTGGTACCAGGCTCACGACCTGCCGCTTCGGGTCGCCATCGACGAGTCCGCGACGATGACCGACCTCGCCGGCGAGTACGAGGGACTCTCGACCGAGGAGGCTCGCGAGGCCATCGTCGAGGACTTAGACGAGGCGGGTTCCCTGCGAGATCGGTGGGAGATCACCCACGCGGTCGGCGTCCACGACCGCTGTGAGACGCCGGTCGAGTTCCGCGTCTCGAAGCAGTGGTACGTCGAGATCCTCGATCACAAGGAGGAGTACCTGAAAGCCGGCCGGGAGATGGACTGGTTCCCCGAAAAGATGTTCACCCGCTATAAACACTGGATCGAAGGGCTGGAGTGGGACTGGCTCATCTCCCGCCAGCGAGACTCTGGCATTCCGTTCCCCGTCTGGTACTGCGCTGACTGTGACGAGCCCGTGCTGGCCGACCGCGAGGCGCTCCCGGTCGATCCGCTCGCCGACGAGCCGCCGGTCGAGGTCTGCCCAGAGTGCGGTCACGACGACTTCGACCCGGAAGCGGACGTCTTCGACACCTGGGCGACCTCGTCGCTGACGCCGCTTATCAACGCCGGCTGGGACTGGGACGACGAAGCCGGGGAATTCGCGATGGACCATCCCGAACTCTACCCGTTCGACCTGCGGCCCCAGGGCCACGACATCATCTCGTTCTGGCTGTTTCACACGGTCATCAAGTGCTACGAGCACACGGGCGAGGTGCCGTTCGACGCGACGCTGATCAACGGACACGTCCTGGACGAAAACCGCGAGAAGATGTCGAAGTCGAAAGGCAACATCGTCGCGCCCGACGACGTCGTTTCGGAATACCCCGTCGACGCGATCCGCTTCTGGGCGGCCAGCGCGGCCGTCGGCGACGACTTCGCCTACCAGGAACAGGACATCCGCGCGGGCGAAAAGCTCCTTCGCAAGCTCTGGAACGCCTCGAAGCTCGTCGACAGTCTCGCGCCGGCCGACCCCGACGAGCCCGCCGACCTGGAGCCGATCGATCGCTGGTTGCTGGCCGAACTAGACGACGCGATATCCGACCTCACCGCTCACTTCGAGGCACACGAGTACGCGAAGGCACGGGATCGACTGCGGACGTTCTTCTGGAACACGTTCTGTGACGACTACCTCGAGATTGCGAAGGAACGAGCCGACGAACCGTCGACGCGGTACACGCTGCGGACGGCCCACCGAACGTTCCTCGAACTCTGGGCGCCGGTTCTCCCGCACGTCACCGAAGAGATTTGGCAGGCGTGTTACCTCGAGGACGCGACCGCGAACCTCTCCGAGACGAGCATCCACCGACGCGAGTGGCCGACGCCGCGCGGTTACGACGCCGATCTCGAAGCCGGCGAGGCGGCGATGGCGGTCATCTCCGCGCTGCGTCGCTACAAGAGCGACAACCAGCTACCCCTCAACGCCGAGCTCGAGGCCGTCTCGGTCTACGGCCCGATCGCCGGGTTCGAGGACGCAATCCGCACCGTCATGCACGTCGAGGAGCTCACGATCCTCGAGTCCGAACCGGAGGTCACGACCGAGATCGCCTCGATCGACCTCGACTACGCGACGCTCGGGCCGAAATACGGCTCGAAGGTGGGCGAAATCGACGACGCAATCGACGACGGTGACTTCGAGATCGACGGCGACGCGTTGTGCGTCGCCGGGGAGGAACTCGAACCAGCGCTGTACGAGATCGAGCGCGAGCGCACCTACGTCGGAGACGGCGAGATGCTAGAAACCGACGACGCGATCGTGATCGTCGAGTAA
- a CDS encoding DUF7344 domain-containing protein — MTVPTTPTDARRTGTELTMSTAFELLADRHRRLALYCLSNRVEAITRVDLAAEIANRLDGPNDDLVEHIGIRLHHSHLPRLDEVDVVRYDPDVDRVQSGPALTTLEPFLELARAEERSTVA, encoded by the coding sequence ATGACTGTACCGACCACCCCCACAGACGCCCGTCGCACCGGCACCGAACTCACGATGAGTACCGCGTTCGAACTCCTGGCCGATCGACACCGCCGGCTCGCGCTGTACTGTCTCTCGAACCGCGTCGAGGCGATCACCCGTGTCGACCTCGCCGCGGAGATCGCCAACCGCCTCGACGGACCGAACGACGACCTCGTCGAACACATCGGAATCCGATTACACCACAGTCACCTGCCGAGACTCGACGAGGTCGACGTGGTCCGGTACGACCCCGACGTCGATCGGGTGCAATCCGGGCCCGCGCTCACGACGCTCGAGCCGTTTCTCGAACTCGCTCGCGCCGAAGAACGGTCCACGGTGGCCTGA
- a CDS encoding DUF1405 domain-containing protein, which yields MARSTEIPARDPLPRWVAPVPRRIEDFGLRLAWPIVAVNLAGTVFGFWYYRYQFAETPTVMWPFVPDSPIATLLFALAVAAWKLGRELPWLTALAFFGNVILGLWTPYTLLAFSEQYAEVGIHPAMFAFLFLSHLAMVVQALVLHRISDFPVWAVGVALLWYGVDLIVDYFVPVTGGDPHHTRLPVSGDEPMYLDATALGIAGAGATAFTLLALFLATSIRAKAVELDRRRR from the coding sequence ATGGCTCGCTCGACGGAAATACCCGCCCGCGATCCCCTCCCGCGCTGGGTCGCCCCCGTACCCCGCCGGATCGAGGATTTCGGACTCCGGCTGGCCTGGCCGATCGTCGCCGTCAACCTGGCGGGAACGGTGTTCGGCTTCTGGTACTATCGCTACCAGTTCGCGGAGACGCCGACCGTGATGTGGCCGTTCGTCCCCGACAGTCCGATCGCGACGCTGCTGTTCGCGCTGGCGGTGGCCGCCTGGAAACTCGGGCGGGAACTCCCCTGGCTCACGGCGCTCGCCTTCTTCGGGAACGTCATCCTCGGCCTGTGGACGCCCTACACGCTGCTCGCGTTTTCCGAGCAGTACGCGGAGGTGGGGATCCACCCGGCGATGTTCGCCTTCCTCTTTCTGTCTCACCTGGCGATGGTCGTCCAGGCGCTCGTCTTACACCGGATCTCCGACTTTCCGGTCTGGGCGGTGGGCGTCGCCCTTCTGTGGTACGGGGTCGACCTGATCGTCGATTACTTCGTCCCCGTCACTGGTGGCGATCCACACCACACCAGGCTGCCGGTTTCGGGCGACGAGCCGATGTATCTGGACGCGACCGCACTCGGGATCGCCGGCGCGGGAGCGACGGCGTTTACGCTCCTCGCGCTCTTTCTCGCCACGTCGATTCGGGCGAAGGCGGTCGAACTCGACCGGCGCCGCCGGTAG
- the pdxS gene encoding pyridoxal 5'-phosphate synthase lyase subunit PdxS, whose protein sequence is MAESTDLEELRRGTELVKRGFARMQKGGVIMDVVNREQARIAEDAGAVAVMSLEAVPADIRKRGGVARMADPADVEEIVEEVSIPVMGKARIGHLKEAQILEAVGVDMIDESEVLTPADDAYHIDKRDFTAPFVCGARNLGEALRRIDEGAAMIRTKGEAGTGDVNQAVHHQRTIKGEIRKIEGMKHEEREAYAREIEADAELVHETAEMGRLPVVNFAAGGIATPADAALMMYHECDGIFVGSGIFGAENPEAMAEAIVAATNNWDDPETLAEISKNIGKGMKGDANVDLPEEEKLQGRGV, encoded by the coding sequence ATGGCCGAATCTACCGATCTCGAAGAGCTTCGACGGGGAACCGAACTCGTCAAGCGCGGTTTCGCACGCATGCAAAAGGGCGGCGTCATCATGGACGTCGTCAACCGCGAACAGGCGCGCATCGCCGAGGACGCGGGCGCCGTCGCCGTCATGTCCCTCGAAGCGGTCCCGGCGGACATCAGAAAGCGCGGCGGCGTCGCCCGGATGGCCGACCCCGCAGACGTCGAGGAGATCGTCGAGGAAGTCTCGATTCCGGTGATGGGCAAAGCCCGCATCGGCCACCTGAAGGAAGCCCAGATCTTAGAGGCCGTCGGCGTCGACATGATCGACGAGTCGGAAGTGCTCACCCCGGCCGACGACGCCTACCACATCGACAAGCGCGACTTCACCGCCCCGTTCGTCTGTGGCGCGCGCAACCTCGGCGAGGCGCTGCGACGCATCGACGAGGGCGCGGCGATGATCCGCACCAAGGGCGAAGCCGGTACGGGCGACGTCAACCAGGCCGTCCACCACCAGCGGACGATCAAGGGGGAGATCAGAAAGATCGAAGGGATGAAACACGAAGAGCGAGAGGCCTACGCCCGCGAGATCGAAGCCGACGCCGAACTCGTCCACGAAACCGCCGAGATGGGCCGACTCCCGGTCGTTAACTTCGCCGCCGGCGGCATCGCGACGCCCGCCGACGCGGCGCTCATGATGTACCACGAGTGCGACGGCATCTTCGTCGGCAGCGGCATCTTCGGCGCCGAAAACCCCGAGGCGATGGCCGAAGCGATCGTCGCAGCGACGAACAACTGGGACGACCCCGAGACCCTGGCCGAGATCTCGAAGAACATCGGCAAGGGCATGAAAGGCGACGCGAACGTCGATTTACCCGAAGAGGAGAAACTGCAAGGCCGCGGCGTCTAA